One window of Leptospira yasudae genomic DNA carries:
- the rodA gene encoding rod shape-determining protein RodA: MKPDKSIEKIDYFLVISVVIVVLCSVLTLYSQEVNFEDGPGKWYRQLFYFIIGLVIMYFVSRVNYQLLGAYALVIYVFTVFLLMITLIPGIGHLPSGRGARSWLKIGPIGIQASEFAKLSTVILLGQFMVLKEKDMKNLVVLSIPFVIVIVPMIFILLQPDFGTAVSFLPILFTMLFLGGADILHIGSLLAFGGITLMVPMFVEYSRLTLINDISDFLQRTGKTDLLSVVNRLGGKIWLALDGKDLKAANLTPKTLNALKEVVDQVVEVEGGFFFKILSNQKLLLTFGAIFLIASLVMVGIRIARGSRTLRQYYIPLGILGISLISAVVVMKTVPFRENQVVRLTAFLNPEEFKQGAGYQLRASKPAVGSGRFFGKGLMNAEMTEGRIPHVPESSTDFIFASWAEQTGFLGSVFLLFFLFSIPLRGLQISYESKDRFGSLLASGIVALLFYHMAINIGIVIGLMPVTGIPLSFMSYGGSHLIMSMTAVGIILSIKSRKHAN, translated from the coding sequence TTGAAGCCAGATAAGTCCATTGAAAAGATCGATTACTTTTTGGTGATCTCCGTCGTCATCGTCGTCCTTTGCAGCGTATTGACTCTCTACAGTCAGGAAGTCAATTTCGAGGACGGACCCGGAAAGTGGTATCGTCAGCTTTTTTACTTCATCATCGGCCTTGTGATCATGTATTTCGTATCCCGAGTCAACTATCAGTTGTTAGGCGCTTACGCCCTCGTGATTTACGTCTTTACCGTCTTTTTACTGATGATCACGTTGATACCGGGGATCGGTCACTTGCCCTCCGGAAGAGGGGCGCGTTCTTGGCTTAAGATCGGACCGATCGGGATTCAGGCCTCGGAGTTCGCGAAGTTGTCCACGGTGATTCTGCTCGGTCAGTTCATGGTACTGAAAGAGAAGGACATGAAAAATCTCGTAGTTCTTTCGATTCCGTTCGTGATCGTGATCGTTCCGATGATCTTCATTCTATTGCAGCCTGACTTCGGAACCGCGGTTTCGTTTCTGCCGATCCTTTTTACGATGCTCTTTCTCGGAGGAGCGGACATTCTCCATATCGGATCTTTGCTTGCGTTTGGAGGAATCACGTTGATGGTTCCTATGTTCGTGGAATATTCCAGATTGACCTTGATCAACGACATCTCCGACTTCCTGCAAAGAACCGGAAAGACGGATCTTTTGTCCGTGGTCAACAGACTCGGAGGAAAGATTTGGCTGGCTTTGGACGGAAAGGATCTCAAAGCCGCGAACCTCACACCGAAGACTCTCAACGCCTTGAAGGAAGTGGTCGATCAAGTCGTGGAAGTGGAAGGAGGATTCTTCTTTAAGATTCTTTCCAATCAAAAACTTCTTTTGACGTTCGGAGCGATCTTTTTGATCGCGAGTCTCGTGATGGTGGGAATCCGAATCGCGCGAGGAAGCAGAACATTACGACAATATTATATTCCTCTCGGGATTTTGGGAATCAGCCTGATCTCCGCGGTCGTCGTGATGAAGACGGTACCGTTCCGCGAAAACCAGGTCGTTCGACTCACTGCGTTTTTAAATCCGGAAGAATTCAAACAAGGCGCGGGTTATCAATTGCGCGCGTCCAAACCCGCGGTCGGATCGGGAAGATTTTTCGGAAAAGGTCTGATGAACGCCGAGATGACGGAAGGAAGAATTCCTCACGTACCAGAATCCAGCACCGACTTCATCTTCGCCTCTTGGGCGGAACAAACCGGATTTTTAGGTTCGGTGTTTTTGTTATTCTTTTTATTTTCGATACCGCTTCGAGGACTTCAGATCAGTTACGAAAGTAAGGACCGATTCGGATCGCTTCTCGCTTCGGGGATCGTCGCGCTTCTTTTCTATCACATGGCGATCAATATCGGGATCGTGATCGGTCTTATGCCCGTCACGGGAATTCCGTTGTCGTTTATGAGTTACGGAGGGTCCCATTTGATCATGTCCATGACCGCGGTCGGAATCATTCTTTCCATTAAGAGTAGAAAACACGCCAACTAA
- the mreD gene encoding rod shape-determining protein MreD, which translates to MILEKLVIAVGILIAHFLNGSNLFEIGSAIKPDFMILLVLFFALRRGPLYGLWIGFFGGLLTDSGLGGEIAAGNVVTYKIGLHSLTFCLIGYLVGKFARSAYHENYLSITIYSLLITFVTRVATYYLFSLFFHENMSYSLFFTSIFNALIAPAFFYALTWIYQLDHMGDA; encoded by the coding sequence ATGATCTTAGAAAAACTCGTTATCGCCGTCGGTATCCTAATCGCGCACTTTTTGAACGGCTCCAATCTGTTCGAGATCGGCTCCGCGATCAAACCGGACTTTATGATTCTTCTCGTGCTTTTTTTCGCGTTGAGAAGAGGTCCACTCTACGGACTTTGGATCGGATTTTTCGGAGGTCTTTTAACCGACTCGGGACTCGGGGGAGAAATCGCCGCGGGGAACGTGGTCACGTATAAAATCGGACTTCATTCTTTGACGTTTTGTCTGATCGGTTATCTCGTGGGAAAATTCGCGCGTTCCGCGTATCACGAGAATTATCTTTCGATCACGATCTATTCTTTGTTGATCACGTTCGTCACGAGAGTGGCGACCTATTATCTCTTCTCGTTGTTCTTTCATGAGAATATGAGTTATTCCTTATTCTTCACTTCGATCTTCAACGCGCTCATCGCCCCCGCGTTCTTTTACGCGCTGACCTGGATCTATCAATTGGATCACATGGGGGACGCGTAA
- the mrdA gene encoding penicillin-binding protein 2, which translates to MFGGAQSASEYRLERSFRLRLYIFSGLVVFTLASFIFQLFNLQIFNGTDNALKAEKFVRKSEIMPAARGQMFDRNFLTPETSMALVSNYSSLDAILNTSLFKYDPAATKAFIHEFARTLSIPISYYEDELIEPRFSRNLKSKKPIVLLEGITTAQQERISVFDNISKYIILLPSPRRIYKMGPALAHVTGYIGKPTRDDLVAGEIKSYQYLGKNGLELEYDSELRGVDGFRIQKRSSEGNIEEERVVEHSSPGNNLILTIDKDIQIAAHKALKGSRGTAIAIKVATGEILAMASNPSYDPNILSGKNKADRTGHFKRVKDNGGFLNLAIQSKFPPASTYKTLVALAALESQHKIGYTPETSYSCNGSFVLKSTFAGVPDQVFMCWEKGGHGTNDLAHALQKSCSVYFYNLGYKLGSDAILNYSRLFGLENKSKVDLPGEITGFVPSSAWKKRTYGTKWFDGDTINLSIGQGFISSTPMGMALFYMGLLNRGQIYQPYVVSEIRDPVDNSIINRTTPQILRDIPINQSSVEAIKEGLKLVVKSGTAAYVLNKPYLPDIAGKTGTAQTRRRGASGSNHAWFVGYAPANAPASEQVLIVVFVEYGVGGAAGAAPVAREMFHAAFPPGTFKKSQDGVAPPSLPSTGQEGTLEAR; encoded by the coding sequence TTGTTCGGCGGCGCTCAGTCTGCGTCGGAGTACCGACTCGAAAGAAGTTTCCGTCTTCGACTTTATATCTTTTCGGGTCTCGTAGTATTCACGCTCGCGTCGTTTATCTTTCAGCTTTTCAATCTGCAGATCTTCAATGGAACGGACAACGCTCTCAAAGCGGAGAAGTTCGTACGGAAGAGCGAGATCATGCCGGCGGCCCGCGGTCAAATGTTCGATCGGAACTTTCTTACGCCTGAAACTTCGATGGCGCTCGTTTCGAACTATTCTTCCCTGGACGCGATCTTAAATACTTCCTTATTCAAATACGATCCCGCCGCAACGAAAGCGTTTATCCACGAATTTGCAAGAACGCTTTCTATTCCGATTTCGTATTACGAAGACGAACTGATCGAACCCCGTTTTTCCAGAAATCTCAAATCCAAAAAGCCGATCGTTTTGCTGGAAGGAATCACCACAGCACAACAGGAAAGAATATCAGTATTCGATAATATATCCAAATACATCATTCTTCTTCCTTCTCCGAGAAGAATCTACAAAATGGGACCTGCGCTCGCGCACGTTACCGGTTATATCGGTAAACCGACCCGGGACGATCTCGTAGCCGGTGAAATCAAGTCCTATCAATATCTAGGTAAGAACGGACTCGAATTGGAATACGATTCCGAACTTCGAGGTGTGGACGGATTTAGAATCCAAAAACGAAGTTCCGAGGGAAACATCGAAGAAGAACGCGTAGTCGAACATTCTTCTCCCGGTAATAATTTAATTCTGACCATCGATAAGGACATTCAGATCGCCGCGCACAAGGCTCTCAAAGGAAGCAGAGGAACCGCGATCGCGATCAAGGTCGCCACGGGTGAAATTCTCGCGATGGCTTCCAATCCGAGTTACGATCCGAACATCCTATCCGGAAAGAATAAGGCGGATCGGACCGGACATTTCAAACGCGTAAAGGACAACGGAGGATTTTTGAATCTCGCGATTCAATCCAAGTTTCCTCCCGCGTCGACGTATAAAACGTTAGTCGCTCTTGCCGCTCTCGAAAGCCAACACAAGATCGGATATACTCCGGAAACTTCGTATTCCTGCAACGGAAGTTTCGTACTCAAGTCCACGTTTGCGGGAGTTCCCGATCAGGTCTTTATGTGTTGGGAAAAAGGCGGTCACGGAACCAACGACCTCGCGCACGCCTTGCAGAAATCCTGTTCGGTTTATTTTTACAACCTCGGTTATAAACTCGGTTCCGACGCGATCTTAAATTATTCCCGCCTTTTCGGATTGGAGAATAAGTCCAAGGTCGATCTTCCCGGAGAAATCACCGGTTTCGTTCCTTCCTCCGCTTGGAAGAAGAGAACGTACGGAACGAAGTGGTTCGACGGAGATACGATCAACCTTTCGATCGGTCAGGGATTTATTTCTTCCACCCCGATGGGAATGGCCTTGTTTTACATGGGTCTTCTCAATCGAGGACAGATCTATCAACCTTACGTTGTCAGTGAGATCCGAGATCCGGTTGATAACTCCATCATCAACAGAACGACCCCGCAAATATTAAGAGACATTCCGATCAATCAATCTTCGGTGGAAGCGATCAAAGAAGGATTGAAGCTCGTGGTCAAAAGCGGAACCGCGGCGTATGTCTTGAACAAACCGTACTTACCGGACATCGCCGGAAAAACGGGAACGGCTCAGACGAGAAGAAGAGGGGCGTCCGGTTCCAACCACGCTTGGTTCGTGGGATACGCGCCTGCAAACGCTCCCGCCAGCGAACAAGTGTTAATCGTAGTATTCGTGGAATACGGGGTCGGTGGAGCCGCGGGAGCTGCGCCGGTCGCGAGAGAAATGTTTCACGCGGCGTTTCCACCGGGAACATTCAAAAAATCGCAAGATGGAGTCGCACCGCCTTCTTTGCCGTCGACGGGACAGGAGGGAACGCTTGAAGCCAGATAA
- a CDS encoding MBL fold metallo-hydrolase: MYGNRIQKVSFLSLIFLIAIVVLVFMQTACLSSFGGTPEGKRLERMKTSKMYRDGLFENDPYVPMLVAGSYTEMLWRQLFGSEQRIPPAPIPVVYPDPKQFPENASPGLRAIWLGHASVLVEIDGVRILTDPVFADKVSPFTSLGPERFFPPPIALENLPKIDAVVISHDHYDHLDMNTAKHLTSKGTKYFIPLGVGAHLERWGIPESQIVELDWWEKGNIGKVEIVCTPAVHYSGRGLFNRKSTLWSSWSVIGPENKFFHSGDTGYSPHFTEIGKRLGPFDLTSIKVGAYDYTWEGIHMNPEKAVQAHLDLKSKRMLPVHWGTFNLAIHSWEEPIRRTVDAAKPHSIDLVTPKPGETVDGRTAFPSEPWWDKIR, encoded by the coding sequence ATGTACGGAAATCGGATTCAAAAAGTTTCATTCTTATCTTTGATCTTTCTGATCGCGATCGTCGTTTTGGTTTTTATGCAGACGGCTTGTCTGAGTTCCTTCGGAGGAACTCCCGAAGGCAAACGTCTGGAAAGAATGAAAACGTCGAAGATGTATCGGGACGGATTATTCGAAAACGATCCGTATGTGCCTATGCTCGTCGCCGGATCGTACACCGAAATGCTCTGGAGACAATTGTTCGGAAGCGAACAAAGAATTCCTCCCGCGCCGATTCCGGTCGTTTATCCCGATCCGAAACAGTTTCCGGAGAATGCTTCGCCCGGTCTGAGAGCCATTTGGCTCGGACATGCGTCCGTTCTGGTTGAAATCGACGGAGTGAGAATTCTCACCGATCCCGTATTTGCGGATAAGGTTTCGCCGTTTACGAGCTTGGGTCCGGAACGATTCTTTCCTCCTCCGATCGCACTGGAGAATTTACCGAAGATCGACGCGGTCGTGATTTCCCACGATCACTACGATCATCTCGATATGAACACCGCCAAACACCTAACGTCGAAAGGAACGAAGTATTTCATTCCGCTCGGAGTCGGCGCACATCTCGAACGCTGGGGAATTCCGGAAAGTCAAATCGTCGAACTCGATTGGTGGGAAAAAGGCAATATCGGGAAAGTCGAAATCGTCTGCACTCCCGCGGTTCATTATTCGGGCCGGGGTCTTTTCAACCGTAAGTCGACTCTTTGGTCTTCTTGGAGCGTGATCGGTCCCGAAAATAAATTCTTTCATAGCGGGGACACGGGTTATTCTCCCCATTTTACCGAAATCGGAAAACGTCTCGGGCCGTTCGATCTGACTTCGATCAAGGTCGGCGCCTACGATTATACTTGGGAAGGAATTCACATGAATCCGGAAAAAGCCGTTCAAGCGCATCTGGATTTAAAATCGAAGCGAATGCTTCCGGTTCATTGGGGAACGTTCAATCTCGCGATTCATTCCTGGGAAGAACCGATCCGCAGAACCGTCGACGCAGCAAAGCCGCATTCCATCGATCTGGTCACTCCGAAACCCGGAGAAACGGTGGACGGAAGAACGGCCTTTCCTTCCGAACCTTGGTGGGATAAGATTCGTTAA
- a CDS encoding SDR family oxidoreductase codes for MKRRTVLITGTSSGIGKAAAKHFQAKGWNVIATMRNPEKETELKNLPNLLCTKLDVTDGQSIDKAIAEGIKAFGEIDVLVNNAGYGLVGPFEGASKEQIQRQFDTNVFGAMDVIQKILPHFRKKRKGLIINVASMGGRITFPLYSLYHSTKWALEGFTESLQYELHPFGIRVKLIEPGAIATDFIGRSSDSTSEQAPGEYKQFSEAVFKNMEDAMMTSRSEAVAKVIFKAAKSSSKRLRYVVGMDAKTLLGLRKFLSDRLLFGMMKFALLRSAKVAA; via the coding sequence ATGAAACGCAGAACTGTTTTAATCACGGGAACTTCTTCCGGAATCGGAAAAGCGGCGGCCAAGCATTTCCAAGCCAAAGGCTGGAACGTGATCGCAACGATGAGAAATCCGGAAAAAGAAACGGAACTCAAAAATCTTCCGAATCTTCTTTGCACAAAACTCGACGTCACCGACGGTCAGAGCATCGACAAAGCGATCGCCGAAGGCATCAAAGCGTTCGGAGAAATCGACGTTCTCGTCAACAACGCGGGTTACGGGCTCGTCGGTCCGTTCGAAGGAGCAAGCAAGGAACAAATCCAAAGACAATTCGATACGAACGTGTTCGGTGCGATGGATGTGATTCAGAAAATTCTTCCTCACTTCCGCAAAAAAAGAAAAGGACTCATCATCAACGTCGCTTCTATGGGCGGAAGAATCACCTTCCCTCTTTATAGCCTTTATCATTCCACGAAATGGGCGCTCGAAGGTTTCACCGAATCTCTTCAATACGAACTGCATCCGTTCGGAATCCGAGTTAAACTCATCGAACCCGGCGCGATCGCGACCGACTTTATCGGACGTTCCTCCGATTCCACTTCCGAACAAGCTCCGGGAGAATATAAACAATTCTCCGAAGCGGTCTTCAAGAATATGGAAGACGCGATGATGACAAGCCGAAGCGAAGCGGTTGCAAAAGTGATCTTCAAAGCCGCAAAAAGTTCTTCCAAACGTCTGCGATACGTGGTCGGAATGGATGCGAAAACGCTTTTGGGATTGCGTAAATTTCTTTCCGACCGACTCTTATTCGGAATGATGAAGTTCGCTTTACTCAGATCCGCAAAAGTCGCGGCTTAA
- a CDS encoding substrate-binding periplasmic protein, whose amino-acid sequence MSATAIFWIGGAEHSPVNAQVDTFKFYNSSRLKEILEKGELKVAGNPADEPFYVPNAKEGYPGFDYELGKAYADFLGVKFTFVPYPEFNEFADAIKKKEADMALSGISSNIERSKRVKFSAAYLISTPAALIRKTSLPPPPEGNIITTQSFRSILDLADVSGVTFAVRSFSNRHEYLLKKFKNNRIFTYGDTPSAWEAVKNGTANCLVADSFYIKGLLLKDKSIASNFRPLLEPVQREDISAAFPSGDLVLIRNFEFFLSELNRSGVLREMEDKYFNKSDWVP is encoded by the coding sequence ATTTCGGCCACGGCCATTTTTTGGATCGGCGGAGCGGAGCATTCTCCCGTAAATGCACAGGTCGATACATTCAAGTTTTATAATTCTTCCCGGCTCAAGGAAATTTTGGAAAAGGGGGAATTGAAGGTTGCCGGAAATCCAGCGGACGAACCCTTCTATGTTCCGAATGCAAAGGAAGGATATCCCGGTTTTGATTACGAACTCGGCAAGGCGTATGCGGACTTTTTAGGAGTGAAGTTTACCTTCGTTCCCTATCCTGAATTCAACGAGTTTGCGGACGCGATCAAAAAGAAGGAAGCGGACATGGCCTTGTCCGGAATTTCAAGCAACATCGAACGATCCAAACGCGTGAAATTCAGCGCCGCGTATTTGATCTCGACTCCGGCAGCGTTGATTCGAAAAACTTCTCTTCCTCCTCCGCCGGAAGGAAATATCATTACGACACAAAGTTTTCGAAGTATTTTGGATCTCGCGGACGTAAGCGGAGTTACGTTTGCGGTTCGATCTTTTTCCAATCGGCACGAATATCTTCTCAAGAAGTTTAAGAACAATCGGATCTTCACATACGGGGATACTCCTTCCGCTTGGGAAGCCGTTAAAAATGGAACCGCGAATTGCCTTGTGGCGGATTCTTTTTACATCAAGGGGTTGTTGTTGAAGGACAAATCGATCGCGTCCAACTTCCGGCCTCTTTTGGAACCCGTGCAAAGAGAGGATATCAGCGCGGCGTTTCCATCCGGAGATCTCGTATTGATTCGCAATTTTGAATTCTTTCTTTCGGAGCTGAATCGTTCGGGCGTTTTGCGCGAAATGGAAGATAAGTATTTTAACAAATCGGATTGGGTTCCGTAA
- a CDS encoding lytic transglycosylase domain-containing protein encodes MNFRKMTRFRFRYLLWLLLPLSFQLLLAPLAGALNQKKIVLDEESIELEAIQAYIAEVRPSLSAESLQKLSHVILQESRRLDLESCTFRCSDTDKVSLLIGLIHLESEFKATARSPKDARGFMQIMPATANWLSKKEGWRINLNDLHKPEVNIHLGVSYLNYLLDLRKGDTPKALLSYNAGPGAVDRWGGVPEYNEIILSNQTRYLELRERISNSIQ; translated from the coding sequence ATGAATTTTCGCAAGATGACCCGATTTCGTTTCCGGTATTTACTTTGGCTGCTCTTACCTTTGAGCTTCCAACTGCTTCTCGCTCCGCTTGCAGGAGCCCTCAATCAGAAAAAGATCGTTCTGGACGAAGAATCCATAGAATTAGAGGCCATTCAGGCATATATCGCGGAGGTCCGACCTTCTCTCTCCGCTGAATCTCTCCAAAAACTCTCCCATGTCATTCTCCAGGAATCCAGAAGGCTGGATTTAGAATCCTGCACCTTTCGTTGTTCCGACACCGACAAAGTCAGCCTGCTCATCGGGTTGATCCACCTCGAATCCGAATTCAAGGCCACGGCCCGTTCCCCCAAGGACGCACGCGGCTTTATGCAAATCATGCCCGCGACTGCGAACTGGCTTTCCAAAAAAGAAGGCTGGAGAATCAACCTAAACGATCTCCACAAACCCGAAGTCAACATTCACCTCGGAGTTTCCTATCTGAACTACCTTTTGGATTTGAGAAAAGGAGACACACCGAAAGCCCTTCTTTCTTACAACGCTGGTCCCGGTGCCGTGGATCGTTGGGGAGGAGTTCCCGAATACAACGAGATCATTCTTTCCAACCAGACGCGTTATCTCGAATTGAGAGAGCGGATTTCCAATTCGATTCAGTAA
- a CDS encoding 6-carboxytetrahydropterin synthase: MFFEESGRFYIRIEERFESSHFLYRYFPDGSDEPIHGHSWKVELYLSGKKNIGEDGISFDFLTSKQKLKELVGKLDHILINDLEEFKTINPTSENIARWFYHYLKESVHSAGGKVDRIVIHEGPENLAYFEPTSFP; encoded by the coding sequence ATGTTTTTTGAAGAATCAGGAAGATTTTACATCCGAATCGAGGAACGTTTCGAATCCTCTCATTTTCTCTATCGCTATTTTCCGGACGGATCGGACGAACCCATTCACGGACATTCCTGGAAAGTAGAGTTATACCTTTCGGGAAAAAAGAATATCGGAGAGGACGGAATCAGCTTCGACTTCCTCACTTCCAAACAAAAGCTCAAGGAGCTTGTCGGAAAGTTAGATCACATTCTGATCAACGATTTGGAAGAATTTAAGACGATCAATCCGACATCCGAAAATATCGCCCGATGGTTTTATCATTATCTCAAAGAAAGCGTCCATTCGGCCGGCGGCAAAGTCGACCGGATCGTCATCCACGAAGGCCCCGAAAACTTAGCCTATTTCGAGCCAACATCGTTCCCGTAA
- a CDS encoding acetoacetate--CoA ligase — protein MHQELWAPSSDRIESSNLVRYQKFLKEKKNLSVSSFEELRAWSVKDIGAFWESIWEFSEVVHSRKYETPYRKAENFTDSRFFPGAKLNFAENLLRRNDSFPALIYRGEDGSKREVSYAELRGYVGAIAKDLKKRGVKPGDRVAGLMPNVPETVIAMLAATSIGAIWSSCSPDFGAKGVLDRFGQIEPKVLFTTDRYAFKGKDLSLAENLTQILESIPSLEAVIVSDYKKGILHFKERTNTVLPEGYPKKNIHLFESILTENFGAEPEFHQTGFDHPVYIMYSSGTTGLPKCMVQGAGVFINHWKELVLHCDLKPGERIFYYTTCGWMMWNWLVSSLSVGATVVLFDGNPFHPGPEILFQIAAEEKINVFGVGAKYILTLEKSEFQPKGLDLTPMRAVLSTGSPLTGAGFRYVYRTWKKDLQLSSISGGTDLNGCFALGNPNIPVHEGEIQCRGLGMDVEIWNESGKSVTEEKGELVCKQPFPSMPLYFWKDPEGKKYKSAYFETFPGVWCHGDFAELKKNGGLVVYGRSDATLNPGGVRIGTADLYSLIETFPEIADSVIIGQDWKEDVRIVLFLKMVGGKNLDDSLVQKLKKEIKDKVSPRHVPSKIIAVPDIPYTINMKKVEIAVKRTVQGEPVTNKEALSNPESLEYYKNLLELRTD, from the coding sequence ATGCATCAAGAGCTATGGGCGCCTTCCTCCGATCGAATCGAATCATCCAATCTAGTCCGTTATCAAAAATTTCTAAAAGAGAAAAAGAATCTTTCCGTATCCTCGTTTGAAGAGCTGCGAGCCTGGTCCGTAAAGGACATAGGCGCGTTTTGGGAAAGCATTTGGGAATTCTCCGAAGTCGTTCATTCCAGGAAATACGAAACTCCGTATCGCAAAGCGGAGAATTTCACCGATTCCCGATTTTTTCCAGGAGCAAAACTGAATTTTGCGGAAAACCTTCTGCGGAGAAACGATTCCTTTCCCGCTCTGATTTATCGAGGAGAGGACGGTTCCAAACGCGAGGTCAGTTATGCGGAATTGCGCGGCTACGTGGGAGCGATTGCGAAGGATCTCAAAAAAAGAGGAGTCAAACCGGGAGATCGCGTTGCGGGTTTGATGCCGAACGTTCCCGAGACGGTGATCGCCATGCTTGCAGCGACTTCGATCGGAGCGATTTGGAGTTCTTGTTCTCCCGATTTCGGAGCGAAAGGAGTTTTGGATCGATTCGGACAAATCGAACCGAAGGTTCTGTTTACCACGGACCGTTATGCGTTTAAGGGAAAGGATCTTTCTCTTGCGGAGAATCTAACGCAGATTCTCGAGTCGATTCCTTCTCTGGAAGCGGTGATCGTATCGGATTACAAAAAAGGAATTCTGCATTTCAAGGAACGAACGAACACGGTATTGCCGGAAGGATATCCGAAAAAGAATATTCATCTTTTTGAAAGTATTCTAACGGAGAATTTCGGAGCCGAGCCGGAATTCCATCAGACCGGTTTCGATCATCCGGTGTACATCATGTATTCTTCCGGAACGACGGGGCTTCCGAAATGTATGGTTCAAGGCGCGGGAGTTTTCATCAATCATTGGAAGGAATTGGTTCTTCATTGCGATCTCAAACCCGGAGAAAGGATTTTTTATTATACTACCTGCGGCTGGATGATGTGGAACTGGCTCGTGAGTTCTTTGTCGGTCGGCGCGACGGTCGTTTTGTTCGACGGAAATCCGTTTCATCCCGGACCTGAGATTCTCTTTCAGATCGCCGCCGAGGAAAAGATCAACGTTTTCGGAGTGGGGGCAAAATACATTCTTACTTTGGAGAAGTCGGAGTTTCAACCGAAGGGTTTGGATCTTACTCCGATGCGCGCCGTTTTATCTACGGGTTCTCCGTTGACCGGGGCCGGGTTTCGATACGTGTATCGGACGTGGAAAAAGGATCTGCAGCTCTCGTCGATTTCGGGGGGAACCGATCTCAACGGTTGTTTTGCATTAGGAAATCCGAATATTCCCGTTCATGAAGGCGAGATTCAATGCCGCGGTCTCGGAATGGACGTGGAAATTTGGAACGAATCGGGAAAATCGGTCACGGAAGAAAAAGGAGAACTCGTCTGTAAACAACCGTTCCCTTCGATGCCTTTGTATTTTTGGAAGGATCCCGAAGGGAAAAAATACAAGTCCGCTTATTTCGAAACCTTTCCCGGTGTTTGGTGTCACGGAGATTTTGCGGAGTTGAAGAAGAACGGAGGTCTCGTCGTTTACGGCAGATCGGATGCGACTCTCAACCCGGGCGGCGTACGAATCGGGACCGCGGATCTTTACAGCTTGATCGAAACCTTTCCCGAAATCGCCGATTCCGTCATCATCGGTCAGGATTGGAAAGAAGACGTTCGAATCGTTTTGTTTTTAAAGATGGTCGGCGGTAAGAATCTCGACGATTCTCTCGTTCAAAAATTAAAAAAGGAAATCAAGGACAAGGTTTCACCGCGCCACGTTCCTTCCAAAATCATCGCGGTTCCCGATATTCCGTATACGATCAACATGAAGAAGGTGGAGATCGCGGTCAAACGCACCGTCCAAGGCGAACCAGTCACCAACAAAGAGGCGTTGAGCAATCCGGAAAGTTTAGAATATTATAAAAATCTTTTAGAGTTGCGGACGGACTAA
- a CDS encoding DUF1858 domain-containing protein: MTEVVKPRFYKEMTVGEAMAVHPEAGLVFSSYHLGGCSHCSINELETIEQVCMGYGVEVDVLIESLNNLLEDSED, encoded by the coding sequence ATGACAGAAGTGGTCAAGCCAAGATTTTATAAGGAAATGACTGTAGGTGAGGCTATGGCTGTTCACCCGGAAGCGGGGCTCGTTTTTTCAAGCTACCATTTAGGCGGTTGCTCACATTGCTCCATCAACGAACTTGAAACGATCGAGCAAGTTTGTATGGGCTACGGTGTGGAAGTCGACGTATTGATCGAAAGCCTGAACAATCTTCTCGAAGACTCGGAAGACTAA